From the Shewanella amazonensis SB2B genome, one window contains:
- a CDS encoding enoyl-CoA hydratase/isomerase family protein has product MTQKVVFQTLGTASGKQIGVATLNVEAALNALDLDMVRALSAQLKAWQADSNIAMVLLDGAGDKAFCAGGDVRALYQASKDAPGSTETLAKTFFEEEYRLDYFIHEFGKPFMVWGDGIVMGGGLGLMAGASHRIATERSRIAMPEITIGLYPDVGGTFFLAHMPEKTGVFLGLTAFQMNGADALYAGTANFLLESDDKEPLLDALAEVAWDDHSEANHQRLSDVLGTRAVPEQASFLKDNAELISELCSGDLDTVIERFKALPDDSHKSLLRARDTLLAGSPLSAHLVWHQAIIGEELSLNDCFRWELGVSINCCAHGDFVEGVRALLIDKDRNPTWQYADVASVPAEAIGSLLSSPWQGELHPLQDL; this is encoded by the coding sequence GGATTTGGATATGGTGCGGGCGCTTTCTGCCCAGCTGAAAGCCTGGCAGGCCGATAGTAATATCGCCATGGTGCTGCTCGATGGCGCCGGAGACAAAGCCTTTTGTGCCGGTGGCGATGTGCGAGCCCTGTATCAGGCCAGCAAAGACGCTCCCGGTAGCACTGAGACCCTGGCAAAAACCTTTTTCGAGGAAGAATATCGACTCGATTACTTTATTCATGAATTCGGCAAGCCATTTATGGTGTGGGGTGACGGCATTGTAATGGGGGGCGGTTTGGGCCTGATGGCCGGTGCCAGCCACCGCATTGCCACCGAGCGTTCCCGCATTGCCATGCCGGAAATCACCATTGGCTTGTATCCGGATGTGGGCGGCACCTTCTTTTTGGCCCATATGCCGGAAAAGACAGGTGTCTTCCTGGGCTTAACCGCATTTCAAATGAATGGCGCCGATGCCCTCTATGCAGGTACCGCCAACTTCTTATTGGAAAGTGATGATAAGGAGCCGCTGCTCGATGCCCTGGCCGAGGTCGCCTGGGATGACCACAGCGAAGCCAATCATCAGCGTCTGAGTGACGTGCTCGGCACCAGAGCCGTGCCTGAGCAGGCGAGCTTCCTTAAAGACAATGCTGAGCTTATCAGTGAGCTGTGCAGTGGCGATTTGGACACTGTGATTGAGCGTTTCAAAGCGTTGCCCGACGACAGCCACAAATCCCTGCTAAGAGCCCGCGACACCCTGCTGGCCGGCAGTCCACTCAGTGCCCATCTGGTATGGCACCAGGCCATCATAGGTGAAGAACTGTCGCTGAACGATTGCTTCCGCTGGGAGCTTGGCGTCAGCATCAACTGCTGCGCCCACGGCGATTTTGTCGAAGGGGTGCGGGCACTGCTTATCGATAAAGACAGAAACCCAACCTGGCAGTACGCCGATGTGGCCTCGGTACCCGCCGAGGCGATTGGCAGCCTTTTGAGTTCACCCTGGCAGGGCGAGCTGCATCCGCTGCAGGACCTCTGA